The window TTCCAGTTGTATATCTCTCTGTCGTAATGCTATGATTGATAATAAGCTATGATTGATGCATCCTAAATAATTTCTGACTACCAATCCTGTCGGAAGATTTAATTCTTCAATCAGATCTATCATGAAAGTAGTGTCTGAAATGGGCACCATAAGACCTCCGGCTCCTTCTACAATCAGTGGATTTTCTGTTTCTGGTAATTGAAAATCATTCAGATTGATGGTAATATTTTCTTCTCTTGCAGACTGATGTGGTGAGGCAGCCAATTGCAGACGGTAGGTTTCCGGATGACACACATTAGTATCTGTCCATGTTTCAATTTTATGACTGTCCGTATAGTGAAGATCTCCGGACTGTATGGGTTTCCAGTATTCTGCTTTAAAATGCTGAACCAAAACGGCTGA of the Chryseobacterium viscerum genome contains:
- the bioD gene encoding dethiobiotin synthase, with the protein product MKLFITGIGTEIGKTVCSAVLVQHFKAEYWKPIQSGDLHYTDSHKIETWTDTNVCHPETYRLQLAASPHQSAREENITINLNDFQLPETENPLIVEGAGGLMVPISDTTFMIDLIEELNLPTGLVVRNYLGCINHSLLSIIALRQRDIQLEYLILNGNFPEDTERVICSFIEKETKIIKIPEINNTNKESIQNAAKQLTITKIG